TTAATGCATTATGGTCGCCACGACACACACCACAGCTGTGAACAATGATATAATCTCCTCTACTtggaacaaaaaaaaacaacaacatcccTCTGAATTGTTTTCTTCTGTCGTATTAACTCATAttctttcttccttccctctGCAAGGGGGAACTGGGAAAGGGAAGAGTGGAAATGGAAAGAAAGTGGCTTCTCAGTTTGAGAGTAAGTGACTTGGCAGATCCTCATCAAAGGTTGCATCccgaaatagcaccctattccctatgggccctggtcaaacttaGTGCACTCTATAAGGTTTAGGGTGCCATTTCAAACGCACCCACAGTGTTATAATGTAGCATCTGTTGAAGTGGTTTTGATTGGACACCAAATACGATTACAGTTATAAAATCTGAAttactcctttccctctctttctttccgcTAGTAACCAAAGAGTCTGTTCAGAAAGGTAAGCTTTATGAAcgtggatcaaatcaaatcacattttatttgtcacatgcaccaaataccttacagtggaatgcttacttacaagcccttaactagcaatgcagttttaagaaaatagctTTTTTTTGTAACAgacaagaataacaaataattaaagatcaGCAGTAAATAATAATAGCTGGGTTATATATAACAatagggggtacctgtacagagtcaatgtgtgggggcaccggtgtcgaggtaattgaggtaatatgtacatgtaggtagagttattaaagtgactatgcatagataataacagagagtagcagcagcatagaaggggggcaatgcaaatagtctgggtagccatttgattagatcttcaggagtcttatgacttggggttagaagctgtttggaagcctcttggacctagacttggcgctccggtaccgcttgccttgcgttagcagagagaacagtatgactagggtggctggagtctttaacaatttgtaggcccttcctctgacaccgcctggtatagaggtgcaggatggccccggtgatgtactgggccgtacacactaccctctgtagtgccttgcggtcagaggccgagcagttgccataccaggcagtgatgcaacccatcaggatgctctcgatggtgcagctgaaaAACCTTTTGAGGATGACAATTATTATAGAAAAGGGTCTTCTGGGTTTATGGAATTGGATTCGTAAGATCACTGCCCCCATGACAATGATACAAACTGTACAAAATTGACCCTACACACACAAACCTACAGTATAAATAAAGAGAAAATAATATACTGCTATATTTATGTCAATGGGTGCAATGTTTCTTCCCCCACaacatgtgtgtgtttcagtgggaGCTGATGGCTTGATAAAAGGATGGACGGACTCGGAGCAGTTGAATATGAGCAAAGCTGTGAAGTACAACACAGACAGAGGCACCTTCACAGTGGAGAGAGCTGGAGTCTACTTCCTCTACTGTCAGGTGAACCTCTGAGAGTTGTAGTCCTGTGCCACCTGTCAAACAACACAGGCTCAATCAAACCCTGATTGGTCTGCTCttttcttctacttcttcttcttattctccacctctctctccctccatccctcccacagGTGTTGTTCAATGAGAATCAGTCTCAGCTGGTGAAGTTGGAAGTGGTGGTGGTGAAGAGCGGCCAGCCGCTGCAGAAGCTGCAGTGCATGGAGGGCTATGGGACTACACCTGCATCCGGATCCCACCAGTTCCACTTTCTCAAACCCTGCCAGGTGTCTGGCCTGCTGCGGCTAGAGAAGGGGGCAGAGCTACAGGCCATCACAGGCGCCGGCTTCAGCCTCCACACCACGGGGAAGCACTACTTAAGCCTCTTCAAGGTCAACTGAGTTGCCGGAGAGGATGGAAATATTGGAAGGATGGAGGGGGTGGAAAAATGGTTGAAGGAAGCGGTTTGTCCTACTCCGAACTGTATTAATGAGACACACCAACGTGACATTCCTCATTTGTTTAATTGTGAAATCTGGACCAATGATCAGGGGCATTGTAATAGCTATGGCTCATGTTCGCTACAGACACTTtgtatcagaggaggctggtgggaggagctatatgaGGACTGGCTCATTGTAACGGCTAGAGTGGAATAAATGGAACCGAGTCGAACGTggttttccatatgtttgataccgcTCCATTTATTTCCttgcagccattacaatgagcctatcCTCCTATAGcccccccaccagcctcctctgctctgTATGATACTTCTTCAAAGACAGAAGCTGTAATAAGGAAGATTATAAAGGGATACTTATGCACTTCTAGACCCTCCTAGCGATTCTACCCCTGCTTTTTTAAGAAAAACCCCCATGGAACGTTGTCTGGATCAGTTGATGCTGCTCTTCTGGAGTGAAGCTCATCCTCCTGAGTCTTAGTTCACCGTGACTTCGCCCGCGCATAGCAGGGAACTGACCCATGATGCACCTCTCTGAAGCCGGTGGACTACTGAATGAGAAGGATTCTGAGTAATGAGCTGGATGGATACGTTGAACTATGAGTCTCTCATCCATTGTAATCCTTGTTGTCTCAGCAGTTGGGGTGTATACAACAACAAGAAAACTAGCCTATGATCTCACCAACGTCTCTCAGTCTAGAGACTCTTTATGACTGTCCATCTCAATCTTTTAAACTGAGTCTCTTAACATTATAGGCCTATCGTATATCATTTTAGATACAAATATTCAGTATGTTCTGTCGAATCACATTTCAATATGTTACATGATTGTCAGTTTCAGACTGCACATCGAAGAACTAGGGCCGGGATTCATTCCAAGACGCGTTACAGAGCAACACTCTGAACAGCCGACAATTAGTCTTTTAAAGGCATTTTCCCCAAAATTCACGAAGATCGCATCCCCAGTAATCGCTGCGCATGTTGGCTCAAGAGAAAATGACCTTCAAAAGTCCATTACAGTGAGCTGTGCTATGAGACGCGTTGGATTGAATCCCGGCGTAGTTGTGTATATAAGGCTCAGCCTGTCGAGATGCAGTATATCATGGTGGAAATATAAATGATTTTGTATATCGTAATCACAATACTTGTACTCATTCCAAGCTCTCTTAGGTGCCATTTGCAGTAATATGTATTGAACACAGACAGTACAAACAAGAGTATTTCTATCAGGTGGTTTGGTTTAATGTTTTAACACTCCTACTCTGGTTTATAAGTAGTGTGTGGGTGACCACATTGGCTTCTCCTCagcaatttacacacacacacacacacacacacacacacacacacacacacacacacacacacacacacacacacacacacacacacacacacacaatgcaaaagTCACATAATTCTAGTTTTCAGTTCAAAACAGTCCTAATTTCTCATCATTAGATGGAAAGTACCTTATTTGTAAAAAGAGGTCTAGTTGTGAGTCAAACCCATAGGTCAAGGTTGAAGAACCAGTGAGGGGATATTGTGTGTGCACGTGTTTGCGAAATTATGTGTGCAATGCTGGTtgttgttctaaactgacttccCAAAAGTCAAATAATTCTGGTTTCCAGCTCAAAAGAGCTGTAGTTTGTCATCATTAGATCACAAGTGGAAAGTGTGTTATTCTGTTGTAAACATATTTCCTGTTTGATTTCCTAATCCTTCTCCGCTTCCCTTTTGCACCTCACATTTAGCCCGTTTTGCATCTAACATTTCCCTTTCagaacccaacacacacacacacacacacacacacacacacacacacacacacacacacacacacacacacacacacacacacacgcccttcCTGAATCCAACCAGAACCAAATAGCTGAACGCTTTTGAGGAATCAAATTCCTAACACTTCACTCCCCTAATTCCTATATTTTTAAATGTCAAAGTTTATTGCCAAATTAAAAAGCATTATTTGGCACAAAGAGGCCTGTCTGTGAGAAGTAAAGAAAAGTAGGTCAAGGTTGAAGAACCAGCAAGGGGATAtagtgtgtgtacgtgtctgcGAAATGATGTGTGCAGTGCTGGTCGTTGTTCTAAACTCACTTCCCATAAAATGGTCACCCTTTTTAAACCCTTTTAATATCTCCTTGTGTTCGCGTTCAACTCTGGCCAGGGACTACTACTGATCTATGATACAGTATGACAAACAAAACATAGACAATCTTCCTACTCCTCCGTTATTCTCCAGCGTCCCCCAATGACATCACTGTATTGCTAAATAGAATGTGTGGAACACTGCACTATTCTGGTTCTTTAGTCATGACTCACATACTACTGTGTATTGAGTCGTCACCACCTGTGATTCATACTTCTGTAGCTCAAGGTCTGGAGTCAGTACAACACAGTGCAGACAGACTGGGATGACTTCATGTGAGGGCTAGAGGAGGCGATTCAGCAGCCCGATGTGCCCGTGTGTTTTCCTGTGTTGCTATTCAAGCATCCATCTACGAATCACATCATTTTGTTCcatttaatttgattttattACAAACAAAACTCGAAATAAAAAGAGATGCATTTTATTATTGACATGTTTAAATGCCACTCATTGTTTATCGGTCGGCACCACCACAACGTACACAGTGACACGAAATATCGAGGAATtcaaaacaaaacacaaaatctGAAAAGAGaacaagaaaagagagaggaagtgccTGGTTGGACCATGTCCATTTTTAGTTAAGGGGTTGCAAAACACTTCCTAGGAAACATAATCAGTGAAGTGTAGTTTAGGCTCTTCACTTGGAACACCTGTGTGGAGTATTCAGGATTTTCAGGAAATACATGAACATTTTCTACTTTCATTATTTGAAATATGTCCAGGGAACTAACTAAAAGTGGTCTATTTCAACTAGCATGTAAAGAGTGTACATCTCCCGATTCATTCAGACTTAATTCCGAATGAAATTCTTTACACTTATTTCAGCTATGTTATGTTTAAGGCTGTTTGTGGATACAGTATATAAAGTTGACTTGATTCTACTAACAGCCTCTTGAGTTTCCAGAGAATAATGAATTAATGTACTTTAACTGATGTTAAGATAGTACACGGTTTCATTTGGTCTTAACTCATTTAGGGTTAcatatgtagtatattatataggTTATTTGCAAAGCCCCAAATCTAGAATGTAAAGCAAGAAATGTTTCGTTGTTTGTTGTGTTCACTCAACCTCTTCGCTTTCAATTTATGCTCCGACTATAAGACGTCTGATATAAGAGGTGCATTTGTGCACCAAAACGTACGATTTTATTGTTTTCTCAATCTCTCATTTGGTAGAAGCTCTTTTTTTCCAATAGCAACAGCAAAGACAACAGcaacgtcaacaacaacaacaaatcatcATAGTCGCAGTAAGTCAACGAGAGTAAAAACGCAAGAGAACACAAATGAGCCAAGTTTAAATATGCAAAGAATATCACAGAATTCGTAGAAAGAAGGAGAAactaaaaaaaaattaaaaaacgaaCAAGAAAGAAAGGATTgattgagaggaggaggaggaagggaaagggagatatcgtgcattcggaaagtattcagaccccttgactttttccacattttgttatgttacagccttattctaagatggattaaataaaacaatttcctcagcaatctacacacaattccccataatgacatgaaTGAGTAAACAAGAATTTTCCGcaaatgattaaaaaaaaaaaacaaacagaaatactttatttacataagtattcagaccctttgctatgagactcgaaattgagctcaggtgtttccattgatcatccttgagatatttctacaacttgattggagttcacctgtggtaaattcattcgattggacatgatttggaaaggctcacacctgtctatataaggtcccacagttgacagtgcatgtcagagcaaaaaccaagccatgaggtcacaggaattgtctgtagagctccaagacaggattgtgtcgaggcacaaactggggtgaaggttcaccttccaacaggacaacgaccctaagcaccaagacaacgcaggagtggcttcatgacaagtctctgaatgtccttgagtggcccagccagtgcccggacttgaacccgatctaacatctctggagagacctgaaaaaacctgtgcagcaacgctcaccatccaacctgacagagcttgaaaggatctgcacagaagaatgaaaaactccccaaatacatgcgtgacaagcttgtagcgtcatacccaagaagactcgagggtGTAATCGTtgcctaaggtgcttcaacaaagtactgagtaaagggtctgaaaacttatgtaaatgtgatatttcagttgttgtttttttggataaattagcaaacataaaaaaaatgctctgtcatcatggggtattgtgtgtagattgatgaagggaaaTACTATTgaataattttagaataaggctgtaacctaacaaataTGGAAAAggtcagggggtctgaatactttcagaaggcactgtgtAAGCTTTACGTAGGGGGTCAAAGAGCAAGGGGAGAGGACTGTAGTTGAGGGTGGTCAACACTGTATGACTTGCCTATGAAAGGTTATGACCAGTTCTATGAGTGAGGCCTATCCCGAACAAGCACTGGGACCTCCCATCCCAATCAAAACCAAAGATATAAACTGTGTACCCTGGTCTGTAAGAAAATCCTCTGGCATACCAGCTATAACTCATACAGTCAACATAATACTAAGTTGGGTTGGACTGACTGACATTTCAGTATTTCTACATGTACAATCAGGTCAACATGAAAGGGAAATGGGCTGAGAGTTTCCTGACAAGTTTACAGCCCCGAGTCCTGTAATACTTCACTCAATCAATTCTCCAATGGGGCGATTGATGAATGGTTTTCGGCAAGCTTCGGAGATAAAACCAGCACTAGAAGAAATACTGTAGGCACAGCTTGCATGATAACACCATTGTTTTGTGAGTTTTAGCACAGCATGCTTCTCAGGACGAATGGCAGGAATGGTGTCAAGAGCAAAATCTTCACAATGTTATATCATGCAGTTTCATGTCACTGGAGCGACCCCTGAGGGGATCAAAGGTCAAGGATCAGGTTTGGTAGTATGTGAGCGATgctaggatagagagggaggttcTAGATTACGGAACCATACTGTTCTGGAGGGGAGATATTCTATGAGTAGGCTGCttgtgaggattggttggtttgAGGCAGATAACAAGCGATTGAGCAGGTGAGTATGTACGTGACAGCATGgaccacaagtgtgtgtgtgtgtgtgtgtgtgtattcataggGAGTGTCAGTCTGTGGAGTGTGgatactgtactgtgtgtattatgtgttggtgtgtgtatgttcatgtgtgtgtgtatatattcatAGGGAGGGTCAGTCTGCGGAGTGTGGATACTGTACTGCGTGTgttatgtgttggtgtgtgtgtatatgtttgtgtgtgtgtgtatatatgtttaagtatatatgtgtgtatatatatgttgacgtgtgtgtgtgtgtgtgtgtgtgtggtcagtgaGCGATATTGTTCAGTCGTCGATACAGATGACCTCTCCACGGCGCTGGTCTCTCCTGCTCAGGAGCTGCTCtgcttccctctccttcttcacTGACACAGGAGGACCGTTCAACACTGTAGGGggaagagaacacacacatgagcacacacacacacaaagcatataaactgagtgtacaaaacattaggaacacctgctctttccatgacagactgaccaggtgaatacaggtgaaagctatgatcccgtaTTGATGTCACTTTATTTTTGGGGGGACTTaacatccacttcaatcagtgtagatgaaggggaggagacaggttaaaaaatgatttttaagccttgagacaattgagacatggtttGTGTATATGTGTCATTCAGGGTGAATGGGTGAATGGAGAAGACAAAAGagttaagtgtctttgaacggggcatggtaggaggtgccaggcgcaccggtttgagtgtttgATGTCCGACTTAAAATGTTTCTCCATTCCATGATTAACAGAGGTTAAGGTTGTTCTGAATCAAACTGCAACagcttcccgtgtgtatcaagaatggtccaccagccaacttgacacaaccgtgggaagcattggagtcaacatggtccagcatccctgtggaacactttcgacaccttgtagagtccatgccccgatcaATTAAGGGTGTTCTGGAGGCAAaagtggtgcaactcaatattaggaaggtgttcctaatgatttgtaaactcagtgtacaTGCATACGGTATATTCAGAAATATTGCTGAATCAAAGCCCCGTCCTCCACAAGAATCATCACAATGTCACACGCTATCACTCTCTTAATCCTTACCCAGAACTGTCAGCATCAGGAACGTGggaaagagaaaaaaaaatcaagatagagggagtgagagagagggaaagagagggggggaagagagggagagagagggggagaaaaagagagggagagagagggggagaaaaagagaaggagagagagagggggagaaaaagagaggaaaagagagggagagagagagggggagaaaaaaaaagagggagagagagaggggagaaaaagagaggtagagagagagacagcacgtACTACACTGATGAACAGAATGATTACACACCATTTGCTTCCGAGCACGTATGACAACCTTTTTAATGAGCGAGCTGGCATATACTTTCAGAATATCAAactacagctgaagtcggaagtttacatacacctcagccaaatacatttcaactccgttttgcacaattcctgacatttaatcctagtaaaaattccctgttttaggtcagataggatcactTTATTTGAACCTGTTAGGGATGACGCAGAATGTAATCTCAGTGCAGGAAcatcaatcagcggaaatttcagagcgccacctatagttttcaataaaactcaaactttcattaaaacacacatgcaaggtactgaattaaagctacactcgttgtgaatctagccaccaagtcagatttgtaaaatgcttttcggcgaaagcatgagaagctattatctgatagcatgcaccccccaaaaTACCTGAACGTCACCTAAACaaaagattttgcggtagccggcgcaacacaaaacgcagaaataaaatataaaacattcattacctttgacgagcttctctgttggcactcctatatgtcccataaacatcacaattgggtatttttcccgattaaatccgtcattgtatacccaaaatgtcatttCATGAAGACCGGTGTGATCCAGGAAAATTCCgctttacaagacgcaacgtcactttttaaaatgacaaaagttgcctataaacttttacaaatcacttcaaactacttttctaaaccaactttaggtattaataaacgttaataatctatcaaattgatcacgggcgatctgtattcgatagcagcaagtcttgaaatcaacctccatgttttcactttcataaCATCGTGCGGAGAGccccaagacaggaagtgcctatatgtcatctaaccaaggataaagcagccataaaatgccagtactggctacatcgtgtggaagctgtaggcattgtaatGGAATCCTTGATTTTTTCCGtcgccttagacaatacattgactggcggatgaatatttttttgtgtttttggtgaacagttttccctgggatttttactcctaaacacattctgttatagccacagacacgatttgaccagttttagagacttcagagtgtttaccatacacacatacttatcatatgcatatactatattcctggcatgagtagcaggacttgaaatgttgcgcgattttttacAAAAAGCTGCAAAAATTTGCATCATCCCAAACAcgttttaagaacgtgaaatgtcagaataatagtggagagaatgatttatttcagcttttatttctttcatcacattcccagtggttctgaagtttacatacactcaattagtatttggtagcattgcctttaaattgtttaactttggtcaaacgtttcggggagccttccac
The window above is part of the Oncorhynchus gorbuscha isolate QuinsamMale2020 ecotype Even-year linkage group LG21, OgorEven_v1.0, whole genome shotgun sequence genome. Proteins encoded here:
- the LOC124008724 gene encoding tumor necrosis factor ligand superfamily member 12-like — translated: MIAGECGTTMHRILQRRTVRKLRFVWVFMAMVALSLAACSALFTAWTWRQTLDLSQSVKTLQDRLEQVNTQRKAIVQLIMEKRELLVGQRVKRDGGTGKGKSGNGKKVASQFEITKESVQKVGADGLIKGWTDSEQLNMSKAVKYNTDRGTFTVERAGVYFLYCQVLFNENQSQLVKLEVVVVKSGQPLQKLQCMEGYGTTPASGSHQFHFLKPCQVSGLLRLEKGAELQAITGAGFSLHTTGKHYLSLFKVN